Proteins encoded by one window of Pecten maximus chromosome 15, xPecMax1.1, whole genome shotgun sequence:
- the LOC117343928 gene encoding chitotriosidase-1-like isoform X1: MSYHSFLGCFLILFLVVSRGGRCEAGEANTSMIQYGGRIVCYVTRTSYMPVTDIPDRLCTHIIVAFAEIKGLMMAALSSKDEMFYNGVTKLKFTNPALSVLISLQRDFTDVILATDQQKQDFALDLYNYVKKYNFDGVDFDWEPNQVTPEKKQGYMKIIQIVRSTFDNETSVLGTAPKQMSAALIPSIPRSRMYDIPGLAKVLDFATAMTYDYHMYIHNVDSTTAYNSPLYAPVGERKDYCADGTIKNYLNLGMPASKLLLGLPTYGRTYTLGEADSHSLHSPAVGKGKPGPVRKLSGLYTYQDACTVLKGSTRVWDDQSSVPYLYSGTTWASYEDQESSSKKCQYVVNNRLGGVGIWALHLDDYNNMCGQKVFPLVRAVGSCLTKGRSAYLKYQPLSNIMTNDGHKFGYV, encoded by the exons ATGTCATACCACAG TTTCCTTGGTTGCTTCCTGATCCTTTTTCTGGTCGTGTCGAGAGGTGGAAGATGCGAAGCAGGGGAGGCCAATACAAGTATGATACAAT ATGGAGGTCGAATTGTTTGTTATGTGACACGGACGTCCTACATGCCAGTGACTGATATTCCTGACCGTCTGTGTACACACATAATTGTGGCCTTCGCAGAAATCAAAGGTCTTATGATGGCTGCACTCTCCTCCAAAGATGAAATGTTCTATAATGGAGTGACCAAGCTGAAGTTTACTAATCCCGCTCTGTCTGTTCTGATCTCTCTCCAGCGGGACTTCACCGATGTAATTCTGGCTACGGATCAACAGAAACAAGA CTTCGCTTTGGACCTCTACAACTACGTTAAAAAGTATAACTTTGATGGGGTGGACTTTGACTGGGAGCCTAATCAAGTTACCCCGGAAAAAAAACAAGGCTACATGAaaatcatacag ATTGTACGAAGTACCTTTGATAATGAGACCAGTGTCCTAGGCACGGCTCCCAAACAGATGTCCGCTGCTCTGATACCCAGCATTCCCAGGTCACGGATGTACGATATACCTGGCCTGGCTAA AGTTTTGGACTTTGCCACAGCCATGACATATGACTaccatatgtacatacataatgtaGACAGCACAACAGCATACAACAGTCCACTGTATGCTCCTGTTGGGGAGAGAAAGGACTACTGTGCA GATGGGACAATCAAAAACTATCTCAACCTAGGGATGCCTGCCTCCAAACTGCTGCTAGGATTGCCAACTTATGGCCGTACTTACACTCTCGGTGAAGCAGACAGCCACAGCCTCCACTCTCCAGCTGTTGGCAAGGGCAAGCCAGGACCAGTCCGGAAATTAAGTGGGTTATACACCTACCAAGAT gcatgtacagtgttaaaagGATCTACACGTGTCTGGGACGACCAATCAAGTGTTCCGTACCTCTACAGTGGAACAACGTGGGCATCATATGAAGACCAAGAAAGTAGCAGTAAGAAG TGCCAGTATGTGGTCAATAACCGCCTCGGGGGTGTTGGAATCTGGGCGCTTCATCTCGACGACTACAACAACATGTGTGGCCAAAAAGTCTTCCCCCTGGTGAGGGCAGTAGGAAGCTGTCTCACTAAAGGGAGATCAGCCTACCTCAAATATCAACCACTGTccaacataatgacaaatgatGGCCACAAGTTTGGATATGTTTGA
- the LOC117343928 gene encoding chitotriosidase-1-like isoform X2 has translation MSYHSFLGCFLILFLVVSRGGRCEAGEANTNGGRIVCYVTRTSYMPVTDIPDRLCTHIIVAFAEIKGLMMAALSSKDEMFYNGVTKLKFTNPALSVLISLQRDFTDVILATDQQKQDFALDLYNYVKKYNFDGVDFDWEPNQVTPEKKQGYMKIIQIVRSTFDNETSVLGTAPKQMSAALIPSIPRSRMYDIPGLAKVLDFATAMTYDYHMYIHNVDSTTAYNSPLYAPVGERKDYCADGTIKNYLNLGMPASKLLLGLPTYGRTYTLGEADSHSLHSPAVGKGKPGPVRKLSGLYTYQDACTVLKGSTRVWDDQSSVPYLYSGTTWASYEDQESSSKKCQYVVNNRLGGVGIWALHLDDYNNMCGQKVFPLVRAVGSCLTKGRSAYLKYQPLSNIMTNDGHKFGYV, from the exons ATGTCATACCACAG TTTCCTTGGTTGCTTCCTGATCCTTTTTCTGGTCGTGTCGAGAGGTGGAAGATGCGAAGCAGGGGAGGCCAATACAA ATGGAGGTCGAATTGTTTGTTATGTGACACGGACGTCCTACATGCCAGTGACTGATATTCCTGACCGTCTGTGTACACACATAATTGTGGCCTTCGCAGAAATCAAAGGTCTTATGATGGCTGCACTCTCCTCCAAAGATGAAATGTTCTATAATGGAGTGACCAAGCTGAAGTTTACTAATCCCGCTCTGTCTGTTCTGATCTCTCTCCAGCGGGACTTCACCGATGTAATTCTGGCTACGGATCAACAGAAACAAGA CTTCGCTTTGGACCTCTACAACTACGTTAAAAAGTATAACTTTGATGGGGTGGACTTTGACTGGGAGCCTAATCAAGTTACCCCGGAAAAAAAACAAGGCTACATGAaaatcatacag ATTGTACGAAGTACCTTTGATAATGAGACCAGTGTCCTAGGCACGGCTCCCAAACAGATGTCCGCTGCTCTGATACCCAGCATTCCCAGGTCACGGATGTACGATATACCTGGCCTGGCTAA AGTTTTGGACTTTGCCACAGCCATGACATATGACTaccatatgtacatacataatgtaGACAGCACAACAGCATACAACAGTCCACTGTATGCTCCTGTTGGGGAGAGAAAGGACTACTGTGCA GATGGGACAATCAAAAACTATCTCAACCTAGGGATGCCTGCCTCCAAACTGCTGCTAGGATTGCCAACTTATGGCCGTACTTACACTCTCGGTGAAGCAGACAGCCACAGCCTCCACTCTCCAGCTGTTGGCAAGGGCAAGCCAGGACCAGTCCGGAAATTAAGTGGGTTATACACCTACCAAGAT gcatgtacagtgttaaaagGATCTACACGTGTCTGGGACGACCAATCAAGTGTTCCGTACCTCTACAGTGGAACAACGTGGGCATCATATGAAGACCAAGAAAGTAGCAGTAAGAAG TGCCAGTATGTGGTCAATAACCGCCTCGGGGGTGTTGGAATCTGGGCGCTTCATCTCGACGACTACAACAACATGTGTGGCCAAAAAGTCTTCCCCCTGGTGAGGGCAGTAGGAAGCTGTCTCACTAAAGGGAGATCAGCCTACCTCAAATATCAACCACTGTccaacataatgacaaatgatGGCCACAAGTTTGGATATGTTTGA